DNA from Sulfurirhabdus autotrophica:
AGCAATCACCTGAACGGGTCAAAAGTTACTTTCAGGATATCCACGTAAAATATGCCGCATGAAAAATTCAAACTTCATCTGGCCGGATCAATAGTACATGTAAAAGAATTTGCAGATTTATGTTTGATATAATGATTTGTCTGGACTTCCCATAGTTTCGTAGACGTTTTTCAACTTCGCGTATTCAAAACTGCCGGGAATGAGTTGCCGGTCACAATCGACCCTAACTGGATTTTTCCGCTACCTACGGTGGCCGTCTCTCGGCCTTTGTGGGTATTCACGATAAGACAAAAATGCGGACATGCTCCGAACTGGCCCGGTAGCCATTTAGACTTTCATTCGATTTTTTACGGTTTTCTACATACACGAAATTTCCTTAAAATACAGGGTTACAGCCTGTTTTTTACAGCTAAACATGTTGATAATTTATATTAAAACATGTAAATTAATCTTACTAAAACATGGAGAATATGCGATGGCGCGCCCAAGAATCAGCGCAAGACAACGTCTGGCTCGGGCTCTGAAAGAGTTGCACGATGTCTTGGGGGCAGACCGAGGAGTGGTCCGTGGTCCCCAGATCAGCAATGATACCCGGGTGCTGTTGCTGAAGACAGGCTACTTGAGGGAAATCCTCAAAGGTTGGTATTTCGTATCTGATCCGACGTCAGATGCCGGGGATACGACGCCTTTTTATGCTAACTTCTGGGAATACCTGGCACGCTACCTGAGTGATCGTTTTGGGGCTGACTACTGCCTCACAGCGGAACAATCCTTATTGCGTCACGCGCAGTACAATGTGATCCCGCCTACGGTCAACGTGATGCTGGCTGTCAACCAGAGCCAGGTGCAGGATCTGGCCTTTGGCCATACAGTGGCCCTGTATCCAGGCAAAGGTGGCTTCCCTGCGCCGGCGCATCAATACATGCTGCAGGGCCTGCGATGTATGTCTTTGCCATATTGCCTGGTGAACCTGCCACCCAGGTATTTCACCGCGCACGCACGGGAGGTGCAGATTGCCATGGCACAGATGAATGATCCCGGTGTGCTGGCGGTTTTGGTCGACGTAAATCGCGCCGGCCTCGCCCGGCTGCTATCGGGTTATCGCCAAGTTGGCAGAATTGATTTTGTGGATGCAGTGCTCAACCAGCTGAAAGGGCTGAATATCCAGATCCGCACAGATGATCACCCCTTTGATGCAGAGTCAGTGTATTCACTTGGACGTCCGGGACGGACACCGCTTTACGCTCGTATCCATATGCTATGGATGCAACATCGGGAGGCGGTGCTGACCTGCCGGCCGACAACTGCAATCATCACAGCCTCTCCGGACGAGTACCTTACGCAGGTGCAAG
Protein-coding regions in this window:
- a CDS encoding Fic family protein → MLIIYIKTCKLILLKHGEYAMARPRISARQRLARALKELHDVLGADRGVVRGPQISNDTRVLLLKTGYLREILKGWYFVSDPTSDAGDTTPFYANFWEYLARYLSDRFGADYCLTAEQSLLRHAQYNVIPPTVNVMLAVNQSQVQDLAFGHTVALYPGKGGFPAPAHQYMLQGLRCMSLPYCLVNLPPRYFTAHAREVQIAMAQMNDPGVLAVLVDVNRAGLARLLSGYRQVGRIDFVDAVLNQLKGLNIQIRTDDHPFDAESVYSLGRPGRTPLYARIHMLWMQHREAVLTCRPTTAIITASPDEYLTQVQAVRVEDAYHSLSIERYRVTLELIRKIAEEGWDPLNNEDDMKQVAAMAAKGYLDAFDLVKDDVVQAYTSRETDTLLGSRLFSEQHQVWYQKLFGPSVNAGILERADLVGYRRHMVFLRGSLHSPPHYDYVLDGMEALRECFSQEPDAYVRAVLGHWLFGFIHPYMDGNGRMARFTMNLMLASGGYPWTIIRVEDRDRYMGALESASASDDITPFAKFLSECVVRGSNSTANL